One window from the genome of Perca flavescens isolate YP-PL-M2 chromosome 17, PFLA_1.0, whole genome shotgun sequence encodes:
- the runx2a gene encoding runt-related transcription factor 2, with the protein MASNSLFSSSPMLYWDPVVKCRPTPSPTNRQQDDQEVRSLHQRSTAPPKGLVQTDSPNFLCSSLPQHWRCNKTLPRAFTVVALGNDVPDGVVVTVMAGNSENSSAELRNATATMKQGYAYFNDLRFIGRSGRGKSFTISINVLTSPPQIATVHRAIKVTVDGQRLPRRPRQKEVKSGAFRSPTSSTAPSDCRSFTSSLWTNETSFRGHVTSLTSSFTPSPRMHHLPTLSYPTQPTPYSSYSLSSPPPPSLNHSGSFQPSSFYHGPNQTIQTMGEDRNMVTSLTNYIDGACLSIRGEEPVWRPY; encoded by the exons ATCCTGTGGTGAAGTGCCGGCCAACACCATCACCCACCAACCGCCAACAGGACGACCAGGAGGTAAGGTCCCTCCACCAGCGCAGCACAGCGCCACCCAAGGGCCTGGTGCAGACTGACAGCCCAAACTTCCTCTGCAGCAGCCTGCCGCAGCACTGGAGGTGTAACAAGACCCTGCCGAGAGCATTCACT GTAGTTGCCCTGGGCAATGACGTGCCAGATGGCGTGGTGGTCACAGTGATGGCTGGCAACAGTGAAAACAGCAGCGCCGAGCTACGCAACGCCACAGCGACCATGAAGCAAGGCTATGCCTACTTCAATGACTTGCGCTTCATAGGTCGCAGTGGGAGAG gTAAGAGTTTCACAATTTCCATCAATGTGCTGACCTCGCCGCCTCAGATCGCCACCGTACACAGAGCCATCAAGGTCACTGTGGATGGACAGCGGCTGCCAAGAC GACCGAGGCAGAAGGAAGTGAAGTCAGGAGCTTTCAGGTCACCCACCAGCAGCACTGCACCATCAG ATTGTAGATCTTTTACCTCCTCTCTGTGGACCAATGAGACATCGTTTCGGGGACATGTAACTTCTCTGACTTCCTCCTTCACTCCGAGTCCCAGAATGCACCACTTGCCTACCCTCTCGTACCCCACCCAGCCCACACCGTACAGCTCCTACAGCctgtcttctcctcctcccccttcaCTGAACCACAGTGGTTCGTTCCAGCCGAGCAGCTTCTACCATGGACCAAACCAAACGATCCAAACCATGGGGGAGGACCGCAACATGGTCACATCTCTGACTAATTACATTGATGGGGCGTGTCTTTCTATACGAGGGGAGGAGCCTGTCTGGAGGCCTTATTGA